A stretch of DNA from Ranitomeya variabilis isolate aRanVar5 chromosome 1, aRanVar5.hap1, whole genome shotgun sequence:
ggtcatgacccgcggtcatgtgacacgggcgccgatgggaggTGGCAATGACGCGCTTTCTGCGTGTgcatgttaaatgtcactgtcagcgttttacagcggcatttaacatgttaacagctgcgagtggatcgcgattccacccgcggctgttccgggaacatgtcagctgatcagatcagctgtcatgtacaggaaaaggtgcgggctcattgcCGGATCCCGCACTAAACAGGGGGAGGTGTCCAATGACTGACTGTGTCCGTCATtgaacgttaaggggttaaaatgcacagATGCAAATGTGCATTTCTGTGCTTTTTTCCTCTTTACCTTTATTTGCATTGTTTATTTGTGTCCATGATGTCAGTATGGGCGATGCCCATCATAGATGTTATATCTTTTAGTAATTGCAGATGTTACATATTGGACTTTAGATGCTATAAATTGATAAGATTAATTCAGGATGTTGGCGTGCACCAGACAAAGCCAATCAGGCGAAACTTGAGTTGGGTTAGTGTGCAATACACACAGCTTGTATTAAGTGCTGGACAGTACTTTTCACTGTTTTTATTGATTGGAATTTAATGACATGAGCTGGACAAAGCCGATCCGGTGAAACCTGAGTTGGGCAAGTGTAGAATACACAGTTTGTATATTGTTACTGACCTGGCTTGTGTACTCCTTTTGTCAGACCTCTCCTCCACTCCTGATCCCAGCTTTGTATTCTGAACCTGTGCTGCATGCCCCGACACCGGATCTACTGACCATGTCTCTACCCTAATAgctcaagcctatcctcaccatcagaagctctaatgaagaccaggtagccactaagccatgcccctccagggtaagcccggccaGTGACACATTCCACACTCAATGTCGTCACAATAGTTGTTGGACCACGATTGGCCAAAGCATTGCTCGGATGACAAtcttctaatgtgtatgaggggcttAACTTGAAGATTTCTTTTGCTGGAGGTCCCAACAGCAGAACATTTTGTGATTAGCGTATTGTCAGGGATCCCTTCTATTAAGTAATGATTGCCTCCTTTAAAAGAGCTTTAAAACTTGGAATCCTTCCTCTCTTCAACTAGATGATCAAAGGCCACTTCCACAATTGGAGAAAATGAGGAAGACGTCTCGCTGAACACAAGTGTCCACAGACTTCTTACAATTTATTGTGGCATTACCAATATTGATTCATGTCCTTCTTCAGAAGCACAGATCATCACAATAGCATGGATCATAAAATATACTGATTTCTACCTTTACCGCCCCTCTTACCTTTCTGTACCTAATGATAGATACAGCTGGCTGATTGTTTCAAGCACTTGACCCTCCAAAACTTTGTCAGATAGTTTCTTTGCTAAGGACAGCTGGTATTCATTATAAATAATACACTGAGCCTCATTTACTGCAAGTGTCTTGTAAAAATGACAGAGGAGCTGGACGGCATGGAGCTGGCCTGTCCAAAAAAAGGGTAAAGAATGCTTTTATTTCATTTGCATCTAAAAAAGTCTACATCAGTGTAAAATAGTTGCATTGTTCTTTAGTATTCAAAGGGAAGAGTCTTCATAAGATTTAGCCATTTAAAGGATTTTCCCACTAACTAATGTGCAGCTGCTGATACCCCCTCTGATCACTAGAATTGGGACCCTCAAGCCTCTTTCCCTCCACCTTCACCCCTTGTAATAATAGCAAAAATTTGTTGCGAGCCTATTATAATACCTATGGGTATTCTaatcaaataaatataaatatagaagTAATCATACCACCCATAGTATCAAATAAGGACTAAATCCGGACCAACTGCAATATATAAACTATAAAAAGAGGGAAAGAGCACAAAAGACATAGTCCTGAAGTCCAAAAAAGTATAGTCAatttacaaaaatctttattagtaATCAGGAACAGGTAAAAGGGGGCTAAATGTACACACAAAACCAGCATCCATGCAAAGAGTCGGTGGAGCCATACTGAAGATAAATGAGTAATGCAACATAATAGAGTTCTATTGAATAAAGCATATAATACAGCAAATAGTTAATATGACAAGAGTCCCAGGATGCAAACAATGTTACAAAATGTTATAAAAGTTCACACAGATAACTTACAGAGTGTGCTCCCTGAGGAAGGAGTTttttctccgaaacgcgcgtcggggtgggctggtGGACCACGTGGGTCCCATTATCGCACTCTGTAAGCTATCTGTGTGAACTTTTATAATACTTTGCAACATTGTAAGGGGTATAACCCTTGTAATGAGCAGAAGCTTTAATGGAACAGGCATGGTACCAACTCATTCAATTTCTATGGGATCATTCAATTCAAAGCTGTCCTCACTTCGAGGGAGTGCAACGAAGAAGAATAAAAGATTCGGAACCCCATTTCCAGTGGGTGATCACAACAGTGGATCCCTTTGTAATTAGAAATATATCACTTAACGTTATAGTTAAATGCACACTTAATATACTCTACCTTCCAAATGATCCGATTCCATTGCAACAAGGAGTGCCCATTCATAATAACATCTTCCGTTTTCTTTATCTCCTCCAGTGATGTAGTGGCTTCCAAGCATTATTAAGACATATATAAAATTGGCACCATTTTCAAAAATTGAAAGCCCAGAATAAAGGGTCATTGATTTTTGCAAAAACATTTCTGCCAAAATCCGAGCTTTTAAGTGCAAAAATAAGATCCCGAAGTTAGCCAGCACGGCTGCCTGGTTCTGCAAATTATCCAGCTCTCTTGAGATCTGTAGAGCCGTGCTGTAGTGTCTAGCTGCTTCTTCAATTTTATCTCCTCTTCTTAGAGCAATACCAAGAAGGTTATGGGCAATCCCAAACTGGTGTTGAGTACAGGAAGATAAGGACACCACTCTGCTCAATAAATCAAGAGCTACGTCATTCTCTCTGTCAAGCAAGTAGAGCCAAGCAAGTGACACCAATATATCCGCCCTGTACGTTGCATCCATGGGGAAAGCTTCCATTGCCTTCATGATATAGGAACGAGCTTCTTTGTACAATTTTTGCCTTGAGCACATGTCCGATAAGCTCAGATAGATGAAACAGCACAGCTTCCGGTCTTGGTCAGTGACCACTGATTTAAGGGCTTGTCTTAAGTGATATGCAACTTGAGATGGAAATATCTGCCCTTTCCTTCTCACTCCGTGAGGACTAGAAGTATTTTCTGTGATTACACTAATCCTTTTTAAAGAGTCCATGATGCTACAAGAAGTCGGAGAAGCTACTTTAACGCAGCTTAAGGTCAAGTTTGGCAAACACTTTTTAGTATAGATATCGGCCAACTGGAAGTAGTATCCTGACGAAGACCTCTTAGTGTAGTCCATTGAGTTGTCCAAGGTTTGTAGCCTCTCAATAAATGGCAAAGCTTCATTGTGTTGCCTCAAGTCAATGAAAGTCTTGACCAGAAGCTGACACACTTTGATCTCAGTCTTCTGGTCTTGGCTCAGTATTGCCTTCTTCATGGCATACTTCAGAAACGAGGACTCCATGTCAGTGATGCTTATGTAGTTTTGTAATCCTAGGAGTAACGCTGAAGACTTGTCGATCATTTGACAACATTTTTCCTTCGATTTTTGCTTTAAGTAAATGGCGTTGAGGTTCATGTAGACAGTGGTAAACAGAAAGATATCAGAGAAATCCCCATTAATAACTCCCATGGCTTCTTCCAAGTAAACCCGAGCTTGGGAAAACTTGTTCTTCTTGGTACAGAGCCTGCCAAGAAGAAAGCAAATTCTTGCCTGAGCCCATTTCATACAAGACTTCTTAGCTGCTCCTCGTGCTATACTAAGGTACCGAACCAACTCTTCTTCTTCACTGTATCCATGAAATGAAGTTTGTAGGAAAGTGTATGCGACATCATAAAGTTTTTGGAAACTTGGTTGATACTGTTCACTgttcaaaaataagagcaaaggttGTAAGGAGTCATGATTCTCCTCTTCTGCATGAATGTAGAAGATGGGTTCCTCATATTCATCAAGCGGGGTCTGGCTAGGGGAAGGAATGGAGCTCGTATCTTGAAAGTCACTGGAGGTATCCAAACAAGGTGGGCAAGTGACAGAACTGCTCATGAATGTCTCCAACTTTTCTTTTAAGTTGCTGGTGTCACAACTTGTTATTCCATGTAAATTTTCTTAAAGAAACAAAATCAAAATTAGTATTGCAAATACGGTATGTAAATTATGTCACCAGTAACTACTCACTTTCTTTATAGTATCTGAAAAGGTTTAcagtttttttctttaaattttgtTAAAGTTTTGCTTTATAATACACATTTTGGAGACCGTAAGATAAATCATAGTTCTAGTCCTTTTCAGCATTTCAACCTTCCCCAACTGCCAGGAACAAAAATGAAAAGATAAGTGTTTAAACAAGATGGAACTATATTTCTTTCTTTAGATGTGCTATCTAACAGTATGCACCAAGCTctgtagctccctctagtggtgactgtagtcaCTGAGAATCAGCCAAGCATTCAAGTAACAACTTAAGATGATATCAAGCTCATCTTTTTTTCTGGACAACTTTGGTAAAATTGTGTAAGCATGTCTCCTTTCTGACAGACAACAATCTTCAACACCTTGCTTAAGCCCCTGAATGTACCTCTGAATATTGGGGCTATGTGTTACGGTAAGAAAAAGTTATAGGAGATTCCAGAGGGCTTCTCGAAGAAACCAGAAGATTTATCAACTCTTTTAGGAGTCCGGTAGAGACTCCCAGAATTTACAGGAGTGTCAGTAAGTATGGCCTTAAAGGGGCTATCTATGCAAAATGAAAATTTTCTTGATGGCTTGCTATGTTAAAAAATAGCAAACAAAGTGATATCCACCTTCTGTGACTTGTCTGGATGCAGCGCTGGCAGCTCCTTGGCCCGTCTTTAGCCAGAAGTTAGTTGTCACCATTTAAGCAACAGTAGGACCTTATCGGCCTATGATTGGTCGCAAGTCAGGTGACTTTTACATCACATGATCGGTGATGTCTCTCTTCCAGAGTGGCCTGTGCTGGATCCAGGTGAATGTTATTTTTTAACATATATGAAGCCACAAGGAAAATATAATTTTTGCCCAGGGAACCCCATTAACTGTTATCATCAGTCATATGAGGCAGCCGAGCTTTCGGGCCTGCTCTGTGTGACAATCAACCTTACATCTCTATCGCTCCACCTTTGAATAAAATATTATCAGGTTCTGTGGATGTACAAATCGACTAAACATGACCACCAGGATAATATTACTTATTTCAATTATTAATTTTTATAAACTTACCTTTATTTTGGCAAATTTCTGATTCTTCAAACTGGTCTGTTATAAAAGATAATCGAAAGAagacaggtgttttttttttatttcatcgtATACCGTAATTTTCATAACTTCCTATACAATATGCATATATTAACTTTTAGTATTTCTTTCCCTCTCCTCATATACATGACAACTGTCCCAAATTTTCTAGGATTTTCCTGATTTTTGCAGAAAATTTGCAGTGTAATGGGCTGAAAAATTAAACCCTTCCCACATATGGGAGTTTTTCGACCGGACTGGAGCAATCAAAGTTGGGACCTGAGGGCAGGACTAAAACTTCCTAAAACTTTCAACAACGATGTTGGTAAGCATGTGAAACCAATTCGGCAGTCACGATACAGTTGGATCTTTccttaaaaatattagatgtatgaAATCACATTCGGGTAACAGTCACTTTAACCGCTTCTCAATGTACCATAGGATACTAGCATTTTCTCTATAAGCTACAATATTGCAGTATTTAGAACAGGGGATCAAAAATTTCAGGTTCAAGGTCCCAAAGAGgactaaaaaaagtgaaaaaaaccccCAGTATTCAAATACCCCCCATTAcctgtttttaaaaatatagaaataataatttaaaaaaatagtatTACTGAatttgtaaaagtccaatctatcagaaTATAAAGTTTATGAACctgtgcggaaaaaaaagcaaaatgccagAATTTACGTTATTTATTGTCATCatcccttttccacaaaagatgCAATGGAAAAAAACAATACAGTGTTATTATATAAATCCCAACACATGGTGCTTAAAATGTCAACTAGCCACACAAAAAACCAGGCCCTCACAGAGCTCCATTGATGGaaaaaaatgttacgggtctcaaaaaaatggcgacacaagcaacgtattttttaaccacttcaaaaaatatatatacaagttTAATCATACTGACCCATAGACTCATTTTTGGGAGGTCATTTTTACTACACCCCAGATGAAGCAGGTGCGAAACATGGGTCTATCCTGCGTGGGTTCAGATATTATGAATATTTAGTCTTTGATCTTCAGGTATCTCTCTGCTCAATTGTGGATTATTATGCAccaagattttttgactttttttctcattgaaTAGTAGTCATGATCTGTTGCTGGTCACCCAATTGTGTGTTTTCTTCGTCTAATGTACTTGTTGAATTTTTTTGAGATTTTAACCTGAATTAGAACAAAATATGTTTATCTATTTCGGATAAATACCTGTCCTGCATTTCTATTATCTGGGTTTAGTTACACAATCAGCGCTGTATGTTTTTTCATCATTTCACCACACTGGTAGTTTTGGATTCCACCATTCATTCTACCATAGAATGTAttgaaaaatagagaaaaaaaattcaaactgcaaaaaacaagcccttacatgaaaaacaaaaacacaaatggctcttggaaaaagatgAGGAAAGAAAATGAGCCTGAGTCGATCTTTAGAAGAGTAAATAATAATTATACGCCACGTGGCAGCTACAGACGGACAATACACAGCTCCCTATTGCAGGGCATCATGCTTGTAtagtctacagggtgggccatttaaatggatacgcctaaataaaatgagaatggttggtgatttcaacttcctgtttgtggcacattagtatatgggaggaggagcatttttcaagatgggtggtgaccatggcagtcattttgaagttggccattttggatccaactttatttttttcaatggaacgagggtcatgtgacatcaaatttattgagaatttcacaagaaaaacaatggtgtgcttggttttaacataactgtattctttcatgagttatttacaaatttatgaccacttatataatgtgttcaaagtgctgcccatagtgttggattgtcaatgcaaccctcttctcccactcttgacacacggaTAGCAACACCGCATCTCGTATCATaaagcaattgtctatgctgtgaagatacgagatgtgcagcatctgaaacaacggatactggaagcctgtgctagcatttcttctgaggtgctgctatcagtgtgtcaagagtgggagaagagggttgcattgacaatccaaaacaatcggcagcactttgaacacattttataagtggtcataaacttttaaataactcatgaaagaataaagttacgttaaaatcaagtacaccattgtttttcttgtgaaattctcaataagtttgctgTGCCACATGAccatcttcccattgaaaaaataaagttggatcaaaaatggccaacttcaaaatggccgccatggtcaccacccatgttgaaagttttcccctcccatataccaatgtgccacaaacaggaagttgatatcaccaaccattcccattttatttaggtgtatccatataaatggcccaccctgtataaagaAAGCAATGTTCTTAGAATCTGCCGCACTCTGCCAAATTACCGCATCTCCAAGGCTTACCGAGCTTGTACAAGTGGTAGACATCAGAATGGGATAATCTTTGCAATAAGGTCTTTGCTGCCTCAAAGTCAAAGTCTTCTTCTGCACTGTTTTTGCTCAGTCCACTGTCATTTATGGGGAAGTATGTGCTGTTCTGTCTGGATAATAAGACAGCATTAGGTTCACCATATTCACAAATCAGATGTACAGTATCCAATGGACTATTCTTATAGAGCCCTATTATTTCTAAAGAATAAGAACAAATGACTGTGTATCTGATATTATAAAACAAATGCCCCCATCTCCCTCCTAATGAGCGAATCACCACAACACGTAGACATAGCAGTGGCTCTTAGCACCCCCTCTTCCTCATGGACACCCTGATGATCGTTTGCTCTCAGCTTCCCATCTTTTGTAGTAGGGAAGGACAGCATGACCCTGGGATGCAGTACAGTTTCCAAATGTTGGTGCAGTAAGACCCAAGTTATAAAAAAACAGTTTAGCAATTTTCTTACCCATTTTCTGACATATAAGGTTTCATATTGCAGGTTCTTACAAATCCAACACttccagtggtaacatttcttcccaCAAACCACTCCATGCATTCAATATACGTAGTGATGATTTCCACCATGTCTCCACTCTGATACTCGATCTCATCAGGGGCATCACTTTCATGATTAACTATGGCTTCTACCCAACCTGTGTATACTAACCCAGGACATGAAAAAAATCACTTTAAATGATTCAATAATAAATTAATGACATGGACATAAAAAAATGTGCTGCCCCTAAGACTGTTTTTCTTTTAAACCAATCCTAATGAACAAAGTGATGGAGAAAATTGGTATTTGACaattattaaaaggaacctgtcaccagtttttttttaaatttatgaacCAATATCACCACCTTCCTCAACAACTGACTGCTgtgaactctgttgtgaatttggattctgggctcccccggtggctactggtggaattgaacttgtgacatcatcttccctgttcacctgttctgattagatctgggtgtcgctatataacctggcttctctgttagatgcttgccggtcaacaatgttatcagaagcctctctgtgcttgttcctgctcctagacatctactagataagttggacattcgtccatgttttgtttttgtattttggttccagttcacagctgcagtttcgttactgtgtctggaaagctcttgttgatcaggaattgccactctggtattatgagttaatgccagagtcctaaagtaatttctggatgtgttttgttagggttttctactgaccatgaaagtatgctttctgtcttctgctatctagaaagcggacctcaaatttgctaaaactattttcctgctgcgtttgttgtttcatctcatatcaccgccaatatatgtggggggcctctgtctcctttttgggcatttctctagaggtgagtcaggtcttatatttccctctgctagcattatttagttctccggccggcgctgggcatatagggataaaaagtaggacatgctacctggctacttctagatgatgcggtaggtttagttcatggtcagtatagttacatcttccaagagcttgttcctatagaggcttatgctagttctctggccatggagatcatgacagtttgaccggcccactaaagggttaaaatccttggctgagaaaggagagaaataagaagtctgctgagagtttttttttttttttttttttctgtgctcttaattggatcacttgccagtctgtctatgctgcagtctttcttttttttctctctccttataatctttgaatggctttgtgttcacctgttaataatggatcttcagagtgtaactgcaggtttgaataatctcaccacgaaagtacaaaatttgcaagattttattattcatgctccggtatctgagccgagaattcctttgccggaattcttctcagggaatagatctagctttcagaattttagaaataattgtaagctatttttgtccctgaaatctcgttctgctggagaccctgcacagcaggttgggattgtgatttccttgctccgcggcgatcctcaagactgggcttttgcattggcaccaggggatcctgcgttgcgcaatgtggatgcgttttttttggccttgggcttgctgtatgaggaacctcatttggaacttcaggcagaaaaaactttgatgtccctatcgcaggggcaagatgaagctgaaatttactgccaaagattccgtaaatggtctgtgcttactcagtggaatgagtgtgccttggcggctactttcagagagggtctctctgatgccattaaggatgttatggtggggttccctgtgcctgcgggtctgaatgagtccatgacaatggccattcagatcgataggcgtctgcgggagcgcaaaccagtgc
This window harbors:
- the SH3TC1 gene encoding SH3 domain and tetratricopeptide repeat-containing protein 1 isoform X2, which produces MMDPDDVHTVPTYSKVHRLHPIAEDELEDKEAVVAPANQSPPEDKNQENLEEHTNGGSQESGLRAAVPSSRSIVASMKKVISSLGPNDLNIHLVMVRGGVPDSQLQAELRNRLRLLENDSKDVAAVFCELSARLLSIESDKDLITVTFRTFEEIWKFSTYYSLGFLDHCMENIFLDQSFWLTSPEEEDVGIQVLLNEGSLSLIYKSLLMEEGMYFVLCSDNSIQQAVVVDGTVQIIQTSVAADGPSTAWTETDPLSPRTVTEPLCPFHQWFLKTNVNSDLMDKADSGSGNQTVYTGWVEAIVNHESDAPDEIEYQSGDMVEIITTYIECMEWFVGRNVTTGSVGFVRTCNMKPYMSENGQNSTYFPINDSGLSKNSAEEDFDFEAAKTLLQRLSHSDVYHLYKLDQFEESEICQNKENLHGITSCDTSNLKEKLETFMSSSVTCPPCLDTSSDFQDTSSIPSPSQTPLDEYEEPIFYIHAEEENHDSLQPLLLFLNSEQYQPSFQKLYDVAYTFLQTSFHGYSEEEELVRYLSIARGAAKKSCMKWAQARICFLLGRLCTKKNKFSQARVYLEEAMGVINGDFSDIFLFTTVYMNLNAIYLKQKSKEKCCQMIDKSSALLLGLQNYISITDMESSFLKYAMKKAILSQDQKTEIKVCQLLVKTFIDLRQHNEALPFIERLQTLDNSMDYTKRSSSGYYFQLADIYTKKCLPNLTLSCVKVASPTSCSIMDSLKRISVITENTSSPHGVRRKGQIFPSQVAYHLRQALKSVVTDQDRKLCCFIYLSLSDMCSRQKLYKEARSYIMKAMEAFPMDATYRADILVSLAWLYLLDRENDVALDLLSRVVSLSSCTQHQFGIAHNLLGIALRRGDKIEEAARHYSTALQISRELDNLQNQAAVLANFGILFLHLKARILAEMFLQKSMTLYSGLSIFENGANFIYVLIMLGSHYITGGDKENGRCYYEWALLVAMESDHLEGQLHAVQLLCHFYKTLAVNEAQCIIYNEYQLSLAKKLSDKVLEGQVLETISQLYLSLGTERACRSALEYTKRSLGIFIDLQSKEREARAWLMAGKIYYILEQNELVDLYIQVAQNVALCTGDPHLGMQLYEASGDIFFNGARDRNKATTFYRDCALPLAVKTENVTAELRLCNKLTEILMSVKSYEEALEHAKMALVLSVNLGNQLNERVSYHRLAGIYSHLNQSELAEHFYLKALSLCSSPLELEEESVYYMKVYLVLGDIIFYDLKDPYDAAGYYHLALAAAMDLGNKKSQLKIYTRLAVIYHNFLVDREKSLYFYQKARTFATELNVRRINLSPGQKCQNLVRTHSH